The following are from one region of the Nicotiana tomentosiformis chromosome 7, ASM39032v3, whole genome shotgun sequence genome:
- the LOC104088056 gene encoding nudix hydrolase 2-like — protein MEIFEATEDNYGGVTVNMKKEEPMDSHKFHTMLVASISYWRQKGKKGVWIKLPIELAHLVEAAVKEGFWYHHAEAAYLMLVYWIPETPHTLPANASHRVGIGALVLNNNGQMLVVKEKSGKSTGIWKLPTGVVEEGEDICVAAIREVQEETGIETDFIEILTFRQSHKSFFGKSDLFFICMLKPLNFTIHKQNAEIAEAQWMAIEEYAAQPKLNQSELSKNIAKICLAKKDNEYTGFSALLTTTGLSAKKCYLYSNI, from the exons ATGGAAATATTTGAGGCAACTGAAGATAATTATGGAGGAGTTACTGTTAACATGAAGAAGGAAGAGCCTATggattctcataaatttcataCTATGCTGGTGGCTTCCATATCCTATTGGAGGCAAAAG GGAAAGAAGGGTGTATGGATCAAGTTGCCTATAGAACTTGCTCATCTTGTTGAAGCAGCAGTGAAg GAGGGATTTTGGTATCATCACGCTGAAGCAGCATATTTGATGCTTGTTTATTGGATTCCAGAAACtcctcatactttacctgctaatGCTTCTCATCGTGTTGGTATTGGTGCTCTCGTCCTCAACAATAATGGACAG ATGTTAGTAGTtaaagaaaaatctggaaaaagcACTGGAATTTGGAAGCTGCCTACCGGCGTTGTTGAAGAG GGCGAGGATATATGCGTGGCAGCCATTAGAGAAGTACAAGAAGAGACAGGA atTGAGACAGACTTTATTGAAATCCTCACCTTCAG ACAAAGTCACAAATCATTCTTTGGAAAGTCAGATTTATTCTTCATATGCATGCTAAAACCCCTTAATTTTACTATCCACAAGCAAAATGCTGAGATTGCAGAAGCTCAG TGGATGGCAATAGAAGAATATGCAGCTCAACCAAAGTTGAACCAAAGTGAACTCTCCAAAAATATTGCCAAGATATGTCTAGCCAAAAAAGACAATGAATACACTGGGTTTTCTGCTCTTCTTACAACTACAGGACTTTCTGCTAAGAAGTGTTATTTGTACTCTAATATATGA
- the LOC138895231 gene encoding secreted RxLR effector protein 161-like translates to MDYSSLPSTLDPTVKLKAKEGTTLTDPSYYRKLIGKLNFLTNIRMDIAYRVQHLSQFMQDPREPHLKAAFHLLRYLRDDPTMGIFMSHDPNCNIKAHCDSDWATCPYSRKSVSGYIILLGNSHVCWKSKKQETISLSLAEAEYRALRKVVGELCGCADYLKSLLCPLLNL, encoded by the coding sequence ATGGATTATAGTAGCCTTCCCTCAACACTTGATCCAACAGTGAAGTTGAAAGCTAAAGAGGGTACTACATTAACTGATCCTTCCTATTACAGGAAACTAATTGGAAAGTTGAACTTTCTCACCAACATAAGGATGGACATAGCCTATAGGGTACAACATCTTAGCCAATTCATGCAAGATCCAAGAGAACCCCACTTGAAAGCAGCCTTTCACTTGCTCAGATACTTAAGGGATGATCCCACCATGGGGATCTTCATGTCACATGATCCAAACTGTAATATTAAGGCTCATTGTGACTCCGATTGGGCTACCTGCCCATACTCAAGGAAGTCAGTGAGTGGATACATAATTCTATTAGGAAATAGTCATGTATGCTGGAAATCCAAGAAGCAGGAGACTATTTCACTATCATTAGCAGAGGCAGAATACAGGGCACTCAGAAAAGTAGTAGGGGAGTTGTGTGGCTGTGCAGATTACTTGAAGAGCTTACTGTGCCCTTTGCTAAACCTGTAG
- the LOC138895230 gene encoding uncharacterized protein — protein MVTYWILNSLSKDIADSVEYANNVVELWRELEDCYEQTNGARLYQIQKEINDMSQGVLDIIGYYTKLKKLWEELDTLSEKTHCSCTCTCGAKENMHKAEQDRRLIQFLMGLNKVYIIVRGSILMMNPLSTLAQAFSLLIQDEKQRERSNQITKCFLSLLP, from the coding sequence ATGGTAACATATTGGATTCTAAATTCACTCTCCAAAGATATTGCGGATAGTGTGGAGTATGCTAATAATGTTGTTGAGTTGTGGAGAGAATTGGAGGATTGCTATGAGCAAACTAATGGTGCTAGGCTGTACCAGATTCAAAAAGAGATAAACGACATGTCTCAAGGTGTGCTGGACATTATAGGTTATTACACTAAACTGAAAAAGCTCTGGGAAGAGCTAGATACTTTGAGTGAGAAGACTCACtgcagttgtacctgtacttgTGGTGCCAAGGAGAATATGCACAAGGCCGAGCAAGACAGGAGATTGATACAATTCCTTATGGGACTTAATAAGGTCTACATTATTGTACGTGGAAGCATTCTTATGATGAATCCGCTGTCAACTCTTGCACAAGCTTTTTCACTGCTCATTCAGGATGAGAAGCAGAGAGAGAGATCAAACCAAATAACCAAATGCTTTTTGAGTCTGCTTCCCTAA